The proteins below come from a single Mangifera indica cultivar Alphonso chromosome 16, CATAS_Mindica_2.1, whole genome shotgun sequence genomic window:
- the LOC123199382 gene encoding transcription factor TGA1-like isoform X1 produces MEYGHWVEEQTRQICELRSALQAHISDLELRMLVEGGLSYYFELFRMKSTAAKADVFYIMSGMWRTAAERFFFWIGGFRPSELLKVLGPHLDTLTESQNMEVNNLRQSCQQAEDALTQGMEKLQSTLAETVAAGQLVEGGYIPRIPTAMEKLEALVSFVNQADHLRQETLQQMSRILTTRQAARGLLALGEYFQRLRASSSIWATRPREPA; encoded by the exons ATGGAGTATGGACACTGGGTTGAAGAGCAAACTAGGCAAATTTGTGAACTGAGGTCTGCTTTGCAGGCCCATATTAGTGATTTGGAGCTTCGCATGCTAGTGGAGGGTGGCTTGAGCTACTATTTTGAACTTTTCCGCATGAAATCTACTGCTGCAAAAGCTGATGTTTTCTATATAATGTCTGGCATGTGGAGGACAGCAGCTGAACGTTTTTTCTTTTGGATAGGAGGATTTCGCCCTTCCGAGCTTCTTAAG GTTCTCGGTCCTCATCTTGACACCTTGACTGAGTCACAAAATATGGAAGTTAATAATCTAAGACAGTCATGCCAGCAAGCGGAAGATGCTCTAACTCAAGGCATGGAGAAATTGCAGTCGACTCTTGCTGAAACTGTGGCTGCTGGTCAACTGGTAGAAGGAGGTTACATCCCAAGGATACCTACTGCAATGGAGAAGTTGGAAGCTCTAGTTAGCTTTGTGAACCAG GCTGATCATCTTCGCCAAGAAACACTACAGCAAATGTCTCGTATCCTAACAACTCGCCAGGCAGCTCGAGGCTTGCTTGCACTAGGAGAGTACTTCCAACGTCTTAGAGCTTCGAGTTCAATTTGGG
- the LOC123199382 gene encoding transcription factor TGA1-like isoform X2 — translation MELHPIISSKGMNSSSTQFVTPSRFGIYEPIHQLGTWGENFKSNGNPNTSTPMIMEVDIKLDAQVQTSEDTSHRTFPPPTKYEQEASKPLKLLQIQRRLVQNCEVARKSRLWKKAYVQQLESSRLKLVQLEQELERVRQQGSYIGGGVDGFQKGFCGPVNPGIAAFEMEYGHWVEEQTRQICELRSALQAHISDLELRMLVEGGLSYYFELFRMKSTAAKADVFYIMSGMWRTAAERFFFWIGGFRPSELLKVLGPHLDTLTESQNMEVNNLRQSCQQAEDALTQGMEKLQSTLAETVAAGQLVEGGYIPRIPTAMEKLEALVSFVNQADHLRQETLQQMSRILTTRQAARGLLALGEYFQRLRASSSIWATRPREPA, via the exons ATGGAGCTGCATCCCATCATAAGTTCAAAGGGCATGAACTCTTCATCCACCCAATTTGTCACCCCAAGTAGATTTGGAATTTATGAGCCCATTCATCAACTTGGCACATGGGGGGAAAACTTTAAAAGTAATGGCAATCCAAATACATCAACGCCAATGATCATGGAGGTGGATATAAAACTAGACGCTCAGGTGCAAACT TCAGAGGATACTTCACATAGAACGTTCCCGCCTCCTACCAAGTACGAACAAGAAGCTAGTAAACCTTTG aaaCTTCTGCAAATACAAAGGCGTCTCGTACAAAACTGTGAGGTTGCTCGTAAAAGCCGGTTGTGGAAAAAG GCCTATGTTCAACAACTAGAATCTAGTAGATTAAAGTTGGTTCAGTTGGAGCAGGAGCTTGAGCGAGTGAGACAACAG GGTTCGTATATAGGTGGTGGAGTAGATGGTTTTCAGAAGGGGTTCTGTGGACCTGTAAACCCAG GAATTGCTGCATTTGAGATGGAGTATGGACACTGGGTTGAAGAGCAAACTAGGCAAATTTGTGAACTGAGGTCTGCTTTGCAGGCCCATATTAGTGATTTGGAGCTTCGCATGCTAGTGGAGGGTGGCTTGAGCTACTATTTTGAACTTTTCCGCATGAAATCTACTGCTGCAAAAGCTGATGTTTTCTATATAATGTCTGGCATGTGGAGGACAGCAGCTGAACGTTTTTTCTTTTGGATAGGAGGATTTCGCCCTTCCGAGCTTCTTAAG GTTCTCGGTCCTCATCTTGACACCTTGACTGAGTCACAAAATATGGAAGTTAATAATCTAAGACAGTCATGCCAGCAAGCGGAAGATGCTCTAACTCAAGGCATGGAGAAATTGCAGTCGACTCTTGCTGAAACTGTGGCTGCTGGTCAACTGGTAGAAGGAGGTTACATCCCAAGGATACCTACTGCAATGGAGAAGTTGGAAGCTCTAGTTAGCTTTGTGAACCAG GCTGATCATCTTCGCCAAGAAACACTACAGCAAATGTCTCGTATCCTAACAACTCGCCAGGCAGCTCGAGGCTTGCTTGCACTAGGAGAGTACTTCCAACGTCTTAGAGCTTCGAGTTCAATTTGGG